A DNA window from Seriola aureovittata isolate HTS-2021-v1 ecotype China chromosome 8, ASM2101889v1, whole genome shotgun sequence contains the following coding sequences:
- the med7 gene encoding mediator of RNA polymerase II transcription subunit 7, whose translation MGEPQQVSALPPPPMQYIKEYTDENIRKGLAPKPPPPIRDSYMMFGNQFQCDDLIIRPLESQGIERLHPMQFDHKRELKKLNMSILVNFLDLLDILIKSPGSIKREEKLEDLKLLFVHMHHLINEYRPHQARETLRVMMEVQKRQRLETAERFQKHLERVVEMIQGCLASLPDDLPQMEGPDGIGDGTRGVSAAANIGCSSGQAPRLKSEPMDVEEAGASCMAVGQQDKSVPTSKRDKIWDKDAAMCSIIDEIA comes from the coding sequence ATGGGTGAACCACAGCAGGTTAGTGCCCTGCCTCCTCCACCTATGCAATACATCAAAGAatacacagatgaaaacatccGTAAGGGTTTGGCTCCCAAGCCACCTCCACCCATCAGAGACAGCTACATGATGTTTGGCAACCAGTTCCAGTGTGATGACCTCATCATTCGGCCTCTAGAAAGCCAAGGCATTGAGAGGCTCCATCCTATGCAGTTTGACCACAAACGGGAGCTTAAGAAGCTCAACATGTCCATTCTCGTGAACTTTCTGGACCTGCTGGACATCCTTATCAAGAGCCCTGGCAGTATAAAGCGTGAGGAGAAGCTGGAAGATTTAAAGCTTCTGTTTGTTCACATGCACCACTTAATAAATGAGTACAGGCCACATCAAGccagagagacactgagggtGATGATGGAGGTGCAGAAGAGACAGAGGCTAGAGACAGCTGAGAGGTTTCAGAAACATCTGGAGAGGGTGGTGGAGATGATACAGGGGTGCCTCGCCTCCCTACCTGATGACTTACCACAGATGGAGGGTCCAGATGGAATTGGTGATGGGACAAGGggtgtctctgcagcagcgaATATTGGTTGTTCTTCTGGGCAGGCCCCCAGGCTGAAAAGTGAACCGATGGATGTAGAGGAAGCAGGTGCCAGCTGTATGGCAGTAGGTCAACAGGACAAGAGCGTCCCTACTtcaaagagagacaaaatatGGGACAAGGATGCTGCTATGTGCAGTATTATTGATGAAATTGCTTAA